The following nucleotide sequence is from Saccharothrix texasensis.
GTCCTTGATGTTCGCCGCGGCCTCGCTGGGCGTCGGGTAGAACCACGCGGCGTCGGCGTTGTCCTGACCCTTCACGTGCAGCGTGTAGTAGCTCGCCGTGCCCTTCCAGGGACAGACCGACGTGGTGTCCGACGGCCTGAGGTACTGGGCGTGCACCGACTCCAGGGGGAAGTAGTGATTCCCCTCCACCATCTCGGTCTTGTCACTCTCGGCGATGATCTCGCCGTTCCACCGTGCGATCGCCATGACACCACTATGCCGTTGATCATCTTCGGTCGCCGGCCCGTGCCCGTAGGATGCTGCCGACACCGCGTTCCGGGCACCCGAGGAGGACCCACAGATGCCCATCGCAACCCCCGAGGTCTACGCCGAGATGCTCGACCGCGCGAAGGCGAACGAGTTCGCCTACCCCGCGATCAACGTCACCTCGTCCGAGACCCTCAACGCGGCCCTGCGAGGTTTCGCGGAAGCCGAGAGCGACGGGATCATCCAGGTCTCGACCGGTGGTGCCGAGTTCGCCTCGGGCACCAAGGTCAAGGACATGGTGACCGGCGCGGTTGCGCTGGCGGAGTTCGCGCACGTGGTCGCCGAGAAGTACCCGGTGAACATCGCGCTGCACACCGACCACTGCCCGAAGGACAAGCTCGACGGCTACGTCCGGCCGCTCGTCGCGATCAGCCAGGAGCGGGTGGACCGCGGGCTCAACCCGCTGTTCCAGTCGCACATGTGGGACGGCTCGGCCGTGCCGCTCGACGAGAACCTGAAGATCGCGTCCGAGCTGCTCGACCTCACCGCCAAGGCGAAGATCATCCTCGAGATCGAGGTGGGCGTCGTCGGCGGCGAGGAGGACGGCGTCGTCGCCGAGATCAACGAGAAGCTCTACACCTCCCCCGAGGACTACCTGAAGACGGTGGACTCCCTCGGCGCCGGTGAGAAGGGCCGCTACCTGGTCGCGGCGACGTTCGGCAACGTGCACGGCGTGTACAAGCCGGGCAACGTGAAGCTGCGCCCGGAGATCCTCAAGCAGGGTCAGGACGTGGTGGCCGAGAAGCTGGGCCTGCCGGCCGGCTCCAAGCCGTTCGACCTGGTCTTCCACGGCGGCTCCGGCTCGCTGCTGGAGGAGATCCACGAGGCGCTGACGTACGGCGTGATCAAGATGAACATCGACACGGACACGCAGTACGCGTTCACCCGGCCGATCGTCGGTCACATGTTCGCCAACTACGACGGCGTGCTCAAGGTGGACGGGGAGGTCGGCAACAAGAAGGCCTACGACCCGCGGTCCTACCTCAAGGCCGCCGAGCAGGGCATGGCCGCCCGCATCGCCCAGGCGTGCGAGCACCTGAAGTCGTCCGGCCGCATGATCGCCGGCTGAGACGTCCCGCACGGCGAACGGCCCCCTCCCGGTCGCGGAGGGGGCCGTTCCGCGTTCCCGGCCGGACCGCTACCTGCCGTTCAGGCGGCAGACGGCGGCGTCCACCAGCTCCGCCTGCGCGGCGGCCGCGTCCGGCGCGGCGAGGGCGAAGTTGGTGGTCAGCAGCACGGTGACGGTGCGGTCGCCGGCGGCGTCGGCGTAGTTGTGGCTGCGGTAGCCCGGGAAGCCGCCCGAGTGGCCCCAGACCGTGCCGCAGGACGTCGTCACCTCCATGACGCCCAGGCCGTAGCCGTGGGGGCTGGAGCCGCCCTGGGGCACCGCGTCGCGCATCTCCGCGAGCAGGTGGCGGGGGATCAGCCGGCCGGACATGAGGGCGGTGAGGAAGCGGCGCCAGTCCGCGGGGGTGGAGATCAGGCCACCGGCGGCCCACGCGGGGCCGAGGTCGATCCCGGTGACGTCGACGTGCTCGTGGCGCCGAGGACCGGCGAAGCCGTCGCCGACGGGCACGCCGGGCGGGAGCAGCGGGCCGAGGTGCTCGGCGTCGGGCTCGTACCCGCGGGCGTGCCGGCCGCGGAACCCGGTCCCGTCGGCGAAGTAGGTGTCGCCCATCCCGAGCGGCCGGAGCACCTGCCGCTCCACCAGGTCGGTGTACGGCCGGCCGGTCACGGCCTCCAGCACCATCCCGATCAGCGTGTAGTTCGTGTTGCTGTAGTCCCAGCGCTCACCGGGCGCGAACAGCGGCGGGTGCGACACGGCCACGGCGACCAGGTCGGCGGGCGGCCAGGGCCGCGGCTGCCGCCCCGTGAGCAGGCCGAGCAGGCGCGGGTCGTCCAGGTAGTCGAACAGGCCGCTGGTCTGGTTGAGCAGCATCCGGAGCGTGACCGCCGAACCGTTCGGCACGACACCCGGCAGCCACCGCCCGACCGGGTCGTCCAGGCCGATCCGCCGTTCGGCGACGAGCCGCAGGACCAGGGTCGCGGACACCGTCTTCGTGTTGGACGCCATCTTGAACTCGTCGTCGGACCGGAGCCGGTGGTCCGGGAGCGTCCAGCGGGCCTGCCGGGCGACCTCCACCGGCCGGCCGCGCCCGTCGTCCACCCGGACGACGACACCGGGGACGCCCGCCGCCAGGGCCCGGTCGACGGCGCTCGCCAACCGGTCCGGCGGGGCGGCGGCCGCGAGGCCCGCGGTGGTCGCGGTCAGGGACAGGGCCAGCGCCCCGGCCGCGGCGGCGCGGAGAAGTCGGCGCATGAAAGTTCCCCCCAAGGGTTCGGGCTGCACCCGACCGATCCTCGGGGGGAACCGGAGCGCCCGGAATCAGGCGACCACCAGTGGTCGTCCGGGGGTCTGCCCCACCTCGACCCGGTCGGCGACCAGCCAGAGCGCGGTCAGCACCACGAACGTCACCGCGGCGGACGGGTACAGGATCGGCGGCGCGGCGTCGACCGCCTGCAACGCCCAGATCCCGCCGTAGCCCAGGCCGGTGACGGCCGCGGAGCCGAGCACGGCGGCCAGCGGCCCGGACAGCCTGCCCAGGTGCGCCGCGTCCACGGCCAGGCCGATCAGCAGCAGGAACACCGGCACGGTCGACAGCGGGAAGTCGGCGACGCCGAGCAGCGGCCAGATCAGCAGGCGGTAGGCGACGTAGCCGCCCGCCACCGCCGTCGCGGCCCACGGCACGCCGATCGTGCGCCGCGCGATCACCAGCACGAGCGCCGCCGCGACCAGGCCCCACACCGGGTAGACCCAGTCGGGGATGGGCAGCGAGAACTGGACGATCGACTCGCGGTCCACGGGCCGGCCGATCTGGTCGGCGGCGAACTGCAGCAGGCTCGGTTCGGCGTACGGGTCGCCGCGGTCCCACGAGGCGATCTCCAGCACGCCGTACTCCTGGTGCTGGTTCGGGAACCACATGTTCTCCAGGAACAGCAGCCACAGCCCGGTCAGGCCGAGCACCCGCCACCGGCCGCCGGCCGGGAAGAGCCGGATCCAGCCGCGGATCGCGCCCGCCATCATGATCGCGGTGCCCAGGTACAGCAGGGCGTGCGACCCGCTCCACGACGTGATGTCGAGGCCGTTGATCCGGTGGTTGATCAGGTCGATGGGCAGCGCGACCAGGAAGACGCCGGTGCCCCACTGCATCAGCCGCAGCGCGGTCTTGTCCGCGCCGTAGCCGGTGTAGGTGTGGAACAGGGTCAACCCGACCACGATCACCGTGCCCACGGTGTTGATCATGTGTGGTGGCGCCAGTTCGTCGCGCAGCCACTTGAAGTGCCAGGCCACGTCCCACGAGGAGCCGATCAGCTTGAGCAGCAGACCGACGAGCCAGAGCTTGTAGAGCCCGGCGACGAGCGCCGGTGGCGTCTCACGCCCCGGCTCGCCGCGCTCCCAGTACTGGTCGCGGAAGTGCGCGACGCGATTGGTTACCCCCATGTTCACCCGCCCATGATGCGTCCCGGCTGGGGTGGCTGGAAGGGTGCCCCGCCCTGGAATTTTCCCGGAACATCCCCTAGGGGATGTCCATGACCAGCGTATTCCGGGTCGACTCATGCTAACAGGTGATGTTCGTTGCTCCGAATGGCCGCGACGGGAAAGGTGCCGCCCTGAGAGTTCACTGAGAACCGAGGAGCGCTTCCATGGGAAAGAAGGTCGTCGCCGGCCTCATCGTCACCGCGCTGGTGCTGGCACTGGTCGCTGCGGTGGCCCGGGTATTCCTAAGCTGAGGGCATGGACAACCTGCTCGGTCCCGAACCCACGTTGCTGCCGGACCGCCCGGAGGCGCAGGCCGCCGCCGAGGCGGGCACCGACCCGGCCAAGATCGTCCGCGCCTACCCCGACTTCAGCGAGGCGTGGGCGCTGCTCGCCGAGCGGGCGCTGCAGACCGGCGACCCGGTGGCCGGCTACGCGTACGCGCGCACCGGCTACCACCGCGGTCTCGACCAGCTGCGCCGCTCCGGGTGGAAGGGCCACGGCCCGGTGCCCTGGTCGCACCGCGGCAACCAGGGCTTCCTGCGCGCGCTGGCGGCGCTGGCGCGGGCCGCCGACGAGATCGGGGAGAGCGAGGAGTACGAGCGCTGCCGCAAGTTCCTCGGCGACAGCGACCCGGCGGCGCCCGCCGCGCTCGGCCTGAGCTGAGCCACGTGGGTGCCGTGCGCGACGAGGTGGCGCGCAGGCTGAAGCGGTGGCAGAGCACGGCCCTGCCGATCGGCCAGGCCGCGCTCGCCGCCGGTCTGTCCTGGCTGGTCGCCACCGGCCTGGTCGGTCACGCGCACCCGTTCTTCGCGCCGATCGCCGCCGTCGTCTGCCTCGGCGTGTCGCTGGGGCAGCGGCTGCGGCGGGTGGTGGAGCTGGTCGTCGGCGTGTCCGTCGGCGTCGGCGTCGGCGACGTGCTGATCTCGCTGATCGGCTCCGGGCCGTGGCAGATCGCGCTGGTCGTGGCGTTGGCGATGTCCGCGGCGGTGCTGCTGGACGGCGGCGCGGTGATCGCGCTGCAGTCCGGCTCGTCGGCGGTGCTGGTCGCCACGCTGCTGCCGCCCAGCGCCGGCGGCGGGCTGGACCGGATGGTGGACGCGCTGGTCGGCGGCCTCGTGGGGCTGGCCGTGACGGCGCTGCTGCCGGCGAACCCGCTGACCGTGGCGCACCGGCAGGCGAAGGTCGTGCTCGGCGAGCTGACCGGGGCGCTGCGGGGCGTGGCGACGGCGGTGACCGAGTCCGACGCCGTGCAGGCCGCCGGGGTGCTGGCGCGGCTGCGCGGCAGCCAGGAGGCGGTGGACGAGTTCGC
It contains:
- a CDS encoding serine hydrolase domain-containing protein, with the translated sequence MRRLLRAAAAGALALSLTATTAGLAAAAPPDRLASAVDRALAAGVPGVVVRVDDGRGRPVEVARQARWTLPDHRLRSDDEFKMASNTKTVSATLVLRLVAERRIGLDDPVGRWLPGVVPNGSAVTLRMLLNQTSGLFDYLDDPRLLGLLTGRQPRPWPPADLVAVAVSHPPLFAPGERWDYSNTNYTLIGMVLEAVTGRPYTDLVERQVLRPLGMGDTYFADGTGFRGRHARGYEPDAEHLGPLLPPGVPVGDGFAGPRRHEHVDVTGIDLGPAWAAGGLISTPADWRRFLTALMSGRLIPRHLLAEMRDAVPQGGSSPHGYGLGVMEVTTSCGTVWGHSGGFPGYRSHNYADAAGDRTVTVLLTTNFALAAPDAAAAQAELVDAAVCRLNGR
- the fbaA gene encoding class II fructose-bisphosphate aldolase, which produces MPIATPEVYAEMLDRAKANEFAYPAINVTSSETLNAALRGFAEAESDGIIQVSTGGAEFASGTKVKDMVTGAVALAEFAHVVAEKYPVNIALHTDHCPKDKLDGYVRPLVAISQERVDRGLNPLFQSHMWDGSAVPLDENLKIASELLDLTAKAKIILEIEVGVVGGEEDGVVAEINEKLYTSPEDYLKTVDSLGAGEKGRYLVAATFGNVHGVYKPGNVKLRPEILKQGQDVVAEKLGLPAGSKPFDLVFHGGSGSLLEEIHEALTYGVIKMNIDTDTQYAFTRPIVGHMFANYDGVLKVDGEVGNKKAYDPRSYLKAAEQGMAARIAQACEHLKSSGRMIAG
- a CDS encoding FUSC family protein — encoded protein: MGAVRDEVARRLKRWQSTALPIGQAALAAGLSWLVATGLVGHAHPFFAPIAAVVCLGVSLGQRLRRVVELVVGVSVGVGVGDVLISLIGSGPWQIALVVALAMSAAVLLDGGAVIALQSGSSAVLVATLLPPSAGGGLDRMVDALVGGLVGLAVTALLPANPLTVAHRQAKVVLGELTGALRGVATAVTESDAVQAAGVLARLRGSQEAVDEFAAALKTGGEIATIAPIRWRRRHELGRYETAATPVDYALRNTRVLARRALAALRDGERMPDVLPDVLRQYADAVDVLRGELERGVEPKRARAAVRDAATCATAQHLGGEGFSTKVVLAQVRSVAVDLLQATGLSRSEAAESLPPLSRR
- a CDS encoding DUF3151 domain-containing protein, producing MDNLLGPEPTLLPDRPEAQAAAEAGTDPAKIVRAYPDFSEAWALLAERALQTGDPVAGYAYARTGYHRGLDQLRRSGWKGHGPVPWSHRGNQGFLRALAALARAADEIGESEEYERCRKFLGDSDPAAPAALGLS
- a CDS encoding DUF427 domain-containing protein; protein product: MAIARWNGEIIAESDKTEMVEGNHYFPLESVHAQYLRPSDTTSVCPWKGTASYYTLHVKGQDNADAAWFYPTPSEAAANIKDHVAFWKGVEVSEN